From Microlunatus capsulatus, a single genomic window includes:
- a CDS encoding VOC family protein: MTGTGADWRVLDGVTTAWFGAPSLTAGAALAGHVADVSAGILVDLRPAGVRVRLDGAEHADAVSAAARDLHLAADPGVLQAVTVVLESVDPSAVVPFWVSALGQPAGRDGVLVDPLRRDPSLRVTRSDQPRPLRNRLHLDVVRPAAAVEQADVGPAGGPYGVRHADADGNEVDLVPGGPLGERPGTSDWQVVFSATACYRATTTDQQRDLATAAAALADAAGFPLLVDLRPGLVVLDTGKDQGEADAHGLALDFADLAQELQSAARALGATADPALPHLTQLFLDAADVAAVRAFWAAALGYRPDRRVGLDDLWDPRRLDPVLAFQPLDAGETERRRQRDRLHVELAVPVDAAPARLAAALAAGGRQLEESPGRWVLADPEGNELVVRST, from the coding sequence ATGACCGGGACCGGAGCGGACTGGCGGGTGCTCGACGGGGTGACGACGGCGTGGTTCGGGGCGCCGTCGCTGACGGCGGGGGCGGCCCTGGCCGGCCACGTCGCGGACGTCTCGGCGGGCATCCTCGTCGACCTGCGCCCCGCCGGCGTGCGGGTGCGGTTGGACGGGGCGGAGCACGCGGACGCGGTGTCGGCGGCGGCCCGCGATCTCCACCTCGCGGCGGACCCGGGCGTCCTGCAGGCGGTGACGGTCGTGCTCGAGTCCGTCGACCCGTCCGCCGTCGTCCCCTTCTGGGTGAGCGCGCTCGGCCAGCCGGCCGGACGGGACGGGGTGCTGGTGGACCCGCTGCGCCGCGACCCGTCGTTGCGGGTCACCCGGTCCGATCAGCCGCGGCCGCTGCGGAACCGGCTGCACCTGGACGTCGTGCGGCCGGCCGCGGCGGTGGAGCAGGCCGACGTCGGCCCGGCCGGGGGACCGTACGGAGTCCGGCACGCCGACGCCGACGGCAACGAGGTCGACCTCGTGCCCGGCGGACCGCTCGGCGAGCGGCCCGGGACGTCGGACTGGCAGGTGGTGTTCAGCGCGACCGCCTGCTACCGCGCCACCACGACGGATCAGCAGCGGGATCTGGCCACCGCCGCGGCCGCGCTGGCCGACGCCGCGGGCTTCCCGCTGCTGGTCGACCTGCGGCCGGGGCTCGTGGTCCTCGACACCGGCAAGGACCAGGGCGAGGCCGACGCCCACGGCCTGGCTCTCGACTTCGCCGACCTGGCCCAGGAGCTGCAGAGCGCCGCCCGCGCCCTCGGCGCCACGGCCGACCCGGCGCTGCCGCACCTCACCCAGCTGTTCCTCGACGCCGCCGACGTCGCCGCGGTCCGCGCCTTCTGGGCCGCGGCGCTCGGCTACCGGCCCGACCGGCGGGTCGGGCTCGACGACCTGTGGGACCCGCGGCGGCTCGACCCCGTGCTCGCCTTCCAGCCGCTGGACGCGGGGGAGACCGAGCGCCGCCGGCAGCGCGACCGGCTGCACGTCGAGCTCGCCGTGCCGGTCGACGCGGCCCCGGCCCGGCTGGCCGCGGCGCTCGCCGCCGGCGGCCGGCAGCTCGAGGAGTCGCCGGGCCGGTGGGTGCTGGCCGACCCGGAGGGCAACGAGCTGGTCGTCCGGTCGACCTGA
- a CDS encoding DinB family protein, whose amino-acid sequence MVTGPDTDERRALLHFLAANRRSALQVVDGLSEADARRSVVPSGWTPFDLLVHLGGVERHWFLLVLDGDTTDAPASPGEVSTLVGAAVSYRAECERSDQILTRFALDDPLTVQPEQLVGEVTTVRGVLLHVIEEIARHVGHLDLARELLDGLTGLGPR is encoded by the coding sequence ATGGTCACCGGCCCCGACACCGACGAACGCCGAGCGCTCCTGCACTTCCTCGCCGCGAACCGCCGGTCAGCCCTGCAGGTCGTCGACGGCCTCTCCGAGGCGGACGCCCGGCGGAGCGTCGTCCCCAGCGGCTGGACACCGTTCGACCTGCTCGTGCACCTCGGGGGCGTCGAACGGCACTGGTTCCTGCTGGTGCTCGACGGCGACACGACCGACGCGCCCGCCTCCCCGGGAGAGGTGTCGACGCTGGTGGGGGCCGCGGTGTCCTACCGCGCGGAGTGCGAGCGCTCCGACCAGATCCTCACCCGGTTCGCCCTGGACGACCCGTTGACGGTCCAGCCCGAGCAGCTCGTCGGGGAGGTGACCACGGTCCGGGGCGTGCTGCTGCACGTGATCGAGGAGATCGCCCGGCACGTCGGCCACCTGGACCTGGCCCGCGAGCTCCTCGACGGGCTGACCGGGCTGGGACCGCGGTGA
- a CDS encoding S8 family peptidase, which yields MSPRRARPRALVACGAALLLAPLTLAGMPSASAAPLPRGTEPYAISPLRGPLATTKLKGGLDRSSADRQSVFVQLAGPGAASVAQRTLASTARSPRTAARTASRDRRADVARDADQVLAAARRRDPAVRKLFSVANAVPGLGVVADLGTLRALAERDDVVAITPIVPKKVSNASAAQLTRAVNTWKSPGQTGRGVRIGIIDTGIDYTHADFGGAGTVAAYQKALKSQGTFAGTAKVVGGRDFVGDDYNADPSDPDLYQPVPSPDNNPLDCNSHGTHVAGSAAGYGVDADGSTFRGSYPRLDRTSLYRMRIGPGMAPQASLYALKVFGCEGSTDTVIPALDWALDPDGDGDFSDHLDIVNLSLGSDFSAADDPENAVVDVLAKNGVLPVMAAGNAGDLTDAAGSPGNAVRSLAVASTVDELQLRDGLRVSAPASLAGVVAGQFSVAYPWADAAPVSGQVVALSSANADGCSPVTGADATAVAGKVAWLEWDDDDATRLCGSAARAANVAAAGAVGAIYTAGVDVFAAGITGSPTIPVVQLPKAGTDQLRPAVTAGTLAVTFDGSLQGTIKSITPAITDTLSSFSSRGGHGQPGVVKPDVAAPGDTITSAGMGTGDGQLTISGTSMASPVTAGVAALVRAAHPSWNVERVKAAVMNTAGHDVYTEPGRKGLRYGPARVGAGRVDALAAVQTDVIAYTLGRGAVSASFGVVAAPADEAKVTKTQQVRIRNTSKRTTTAAVAYQPVVSQPGVSYRASRSTVTLKPGKYVDVTVTMTVTTAKLRHTIDPTMATTQVDAYLVGPDDEPVERARQYVSDASGRLLVTPKGKPALRVPVYGAAKPASTTRVDDTTVAGAPTMVVKGAGFAQGSGTTAFESKLSVLTLGYNSPRQPRCGGVQAVGCAATAATRAGDIHYVGAGATPGNGGSRADGFVWFGLSTWGNMSSIGHFNVPFVDIDITGDGKADLETLVQPEPDTDLFNAVTLDLREPEGEQLVDIQPLNFGDGDFETNAFDTNTLLIPVSAAALGITDEATTFPLTYRVGTANAYASPLTGGVQDQTPAVAFDALNPGVQVGGLVYPDVAGTRIPYRLAATGGKPARALVIHLHGVDGTRAEAQTLRSTPAG from the coding sequence ATGTCCCCTCGACGCGCGCGACCCAGAGCCCTGGTGGCCTGCGGGGCCGCCCTGCTGCTGGCGCCCCTGACCCTGGCCGGTATGCCGTCGGCCTCGGCCGCCCCGCTCCCCCGGGGCACCGAGCCCTACGCGATCAGCCCCCTGCGTGGACCACTCGCGACCACCAAGCTCAAGGGCGGCCTGGACCGGTCGTCGGCCGACCGCCAGAGCGTGTTCGTCCAGCTCGCCGGCCCCGGCGCGGCCTCGGTGGCCCAGCGGACCCTCGCCTCCACCGCCCGTTCGCCCCGCACCGCCGCGCGCACCGCCAGCCGGGACCGCCGGGCTGACGTGGCGCGCGACGCGGACCAGGTGCTGGCGGCCGCCCGTCGCCGCGACCCGGCCGTGCGCAAGCTCTTCTCCGTCGCCAACGCCGTGCCCGGCCTGGGCGTGGTCGCCGACCTCGGCACGCTCCGGGCGCTCGCCGAGCGGGACGACGTCGTCGCGATCACCCCGATCGTGCCCAAGAAGGTGAGCAACGCCAGCGCTGCCCAGCTCACCCGGGCGGTCAACACCTGGAAGAGCCCCGGCCAGACGGGCCGCGGCGTCCGGATCGGCATCATCGACACCGGGATCGACTACACCCACGCCGACTTCGGCGGGGCCGGCACGGTGGCGGCCTACCAGAAGGCGCTGAAGAGCCAGGGCACCTTCGCCGGTACCGCGAAGGTCGTCGGCGGCCGCGACTTCGTCGGCGACGACTACAACGCCGACCCCAGCGACCCCGACCTCTACCAGCCGGTCCCCTCGCCGGACAACAACCCGCTGGACTGCAACTCCCACGGCACCCACGTCGCCGGCAGCGCGGCGGGCTACGGCGTCGACGCCGACGGCAGCACCTTCCGGGGCAGCTACCCGCGCCTCGACCGCACCTCGCTGTACCGCATGCGGATCGGCCCCGGCATGGCTCCGCAGGCCTCGCTCTACGCCTTGAAGGTGTTCGGCTGCGAGGGCTCCACCGACACGGTCATCCCCGCCCTGGACTGGGCGTTGGACCCGGACGGCGACGGCGACTTCTCCGACCACCTCGACATCGTCAACCTCTCGCTCGGCAGCGACTTCAGCGCCGCCGACGACCCCGAGAACGCCGTCGTCGACGTGCTCGCCAAGAACGGGGTCCTGCCGGTGATGGCGGCCGGCAACGCCGGTGACCTGACCGACGCGGCGGGCTCGCCGGGCAACGCCGTGCGCTCGCTCGCGGTCGCGAGCACGGTCGACGAGCTGCAGCTCCGCGACGGGCTGCGGGTGAGCGCCCCGGCCTCCCTCGCCGGCGTCGTCGCCGGCCAGTTCTCCGTCGCCTACCCCTGGGCCGACGCCGCGCCCGTCTCCGGCCAGGTCGTCGCGCTCTCCAGCGCCAACGCCGACGGCTGCTCGCCGGTCACCGGCGCCGACGCCACGGCGGTCGCCGGCAAGGTCGCCTGGCTCGAGTGGGACGACGACGACGCCACCCGGCTCTGCGGGTCCGCCGCACGGGCCGCCAACGTCGCCGCCGCCGGCGCCGTCGGGGCGATCTACACCGCGGGCGTCGACGTCTTCGCCGCCGGCATCACGGGCAGCCCGACCATCCCGGTCGTCCAGCTGCCGAAGGCCGGGACCGACCAGCTGCGTCCGGCGGTCACCGCCGGCACGCTGGCCGTGACCTTCGACGGGTCGCTCCAGGGCACGATCAAGAGCATCACCCCCGCGATCACCGACACGCTCTCCTCGTTCAGCTCGCGCGGCGGGCACGGTCAGCCGGGCGTCGTGAAGCCCGACGTCGCCGCCCCCGGCGACACCATCACCTCCGCCGGCATGGGCACCGGCGACGGCCAGCTGACCATCTCGGGCACCTCGATGGCGTCCCCGGTCACCGCGGGCGTCGCCGCCCTGGTGCGGGCCGCCCACCCGTCGTGGAACGTCGAGCGGGTCAAGGCCGCCGTGATGAACACCGCCGGGCACGACGTGTACACCGAGCCCGGGCGGAAGGGTCTCCGGTACGGCCCGGCCCGGGTCGGGGCCGGCCGCGTCGACGCGCTCGCCGCCGTGCAGACCGACGTCATCGCCTACACCCTGGGCCGGGGTGCCGTCAGCGCCTCCTTCGGCGTGGTCGCCGCACCGGCGGACGAGGCGAAGGTCACCAAGACCCAGCAGGTGCGGATCCGCAACACCTCGAAGCGCACCACCACCGCGGCCGTGGCCTACCAGCCGGTCGTCAGCCAGCCGGGCGTGTCCTACCGGGCGAGCCGGTCCACCGTGACCCTCAAGCCCGGGAAGTACGTCGACGTCACGGTCACCATGACGGTGACGACGGCGAAGCTGCGGCACACCATCGACCCGACGATGGCGACGACCCAGGTCGACGCCTACCTCGTGGGGCCGGACGACGAGCCCGTCGAGCGCGCCCGGCAGTACGTCTCCGACGCGTCGGGGCGCCTGCTGGTCACGCCGAAGGGGAAGCCCGCCCTGCGGGTGCCGGTCTACGGGGCGGCCAAGCCGGCCTCCACCACCCGCGTCGACGACACCACCGTGGCCGGCGCGCCGACGATGGTCGTCAAGGGCGCCGGGTTCGCCCAGGGCAGCGGCACGACGGCCTTCGAGTCCAAGCTCTCGGTGCTGACGCTCGGGTACAACAGCCCCCGGCAGCCCCGCTGCGGCGGGGTCCAGGCCGTCGGCTGCGCAGCCACCGCCGCCACCCGGGCCGGGGACATCCACTACGTCGGCGCCGGCGCCACCCCCGGCAACGGCGGCAGCAGGGCCGACGGCTTCGTGTGGTTCGGCCTCAGCACCTGGGGCAACATGTCCTCGATCGGGCACTTCAACGTCCCCTTCGTCGACATCGACATCACCGGTGACGGCAAGGCCGACCTGGAGACGCTGGTGCAGCCGGAGCCGGACACCGACCTCTTCAACGCCGTGACCCTCGACCTGCGCGAGCCGGAGGGCGAGCAGCTGGTCGACATCCAGCCGCTGAACTTCGGGGACGGCGACTTCGAGACCAACGCCTTCGACACCAACACGCTGCTGATCCCGGTCTCCGCAGCAGCGCTGGGCATCACCGACGAGGCGACGACGTTCCCCCTCACCTACCGGGTGGGGACGGCCAACGCCTACGCCTCGCCGCTCACCGGCGGTGTCCAGGACCAGACGCCGGCCGTGGCCTTCGACGCCCTCAACCCCGGCGTCCAGGTCGGGGGGCTGGTCTACCCGGACGTCGCGGGGACCCGGATCCCCTACCGCCTCGCCGCGACGGGTGGCAAGCCCGCCCGGGCGCTGGTGATCCACCTGCACGGGGTCGACGGCACGCGCGCCGAGGCCCAGACGCTGCGGAGCACCCCCGCCGGCTGA
- a CDS encoding DNA glycosylase AlkZ-like family protein — protein MVPAATGALAWRLGRHALDPSGPASTAVEVVDRVLAVRGWPADAADLAVSVRQAVPDPGGLERALDAGELVRSYAFRGGSYAFTPEVAALVLAVRTITRVWETRRWQQQGGFALEDWEPLREEVCAALADGPLTRDEISARLAGTPLAHLSGAATGQGADSLYKPLHWWGDICFGPPREGRSTFRLLRGDPAWPGRPDVDDAGRELVTRYLAGYGPATATNLHYWLTEGLGVPRRRLQRWLADLGDDVVTDVVDGDEDAAVLLRADREAVRAARPSDVVRLLPAFDPWVLGPGTADARLVAPGRRSLVSQGHSLVVRGGVVVGTWRSRAGTVDVGWFSEAGVVPVDALRTEVQRLATIRSQELTLTSATR, from the coding sequence ATGGTCCCCGCAGCGACGGGCGCGCTGGCCTGGCGCCTGGGTCGGCACGCCCTCGACCCCTCCGGCCCGGCGTCGACGGCCGTCGAGGTGGTCGACCGGGTGCTGGCCGTCCGCGGCTGGCCCGCCGACGCCGCCGACCTCGCCGTCTCCGTCCGGCAGGCGGTGCCCGACCCGGGCGGCCTGGAGCGCGCGCTCGACGCGGGGGAGCTGGTGCGCAGCTACGCCTTCCGCGGCGGGAGCTACGCCTTCACCCCGGAGGTCGCGGCGCTGGTGCTCGCCGTCCGCACCATCACCCGGGTCTGGGAGACGCGGCGCTGGCAGCAGCAGGGCGGTTTCGCCCTCGAGGACTGGGAGCCGCTGCGGGAGGAGGTCTGCGCGGCGCTGGCCGACGGCCCCCTCACCCGGGACGAGATCTCCGCCCGCCTCGCCGGGACCCCGCTGGCGCACCTCAGCGGCGCGGCCACCGGGCAGGGCGCCGACAGCCTCTACAAGCCGCTGCACTGGTGGGGCGACATCTGCTTCGGCCCGCCGCGGGAGGGCCGCTCGACCTTCCGGCTGCTCCGCGGTGACCCGGCCTGGCCCGGCCGGCCGGACGTCGACGACGCCGGGCGCGAGCTGGTCACCCGCTACCTGGCCGGCTACGGCCCGGCGACGGCGACCAACCTGCACTACTGGCTCACCGAGGGGCTCGGGGTCCCGCGCCGTCGGCTCCAGCGCTGGCTGGCCGACCTGGGCGACGACGTCGTGACCGACGTCGTCGACGGCGACGAGGACGCGGCCGTCCTGCTGCGGGCCGACCGCGAGGCCGTGCGCGCGGCCCGGCCCTCCGACGTCGTCCGGCTCCTGCCGGCCTTCGATCCCTGGGTCCTCGGACCCGGCACGGCCGACGCCCGGCTGGTCGCGCCCGGCCGTCGGAGCCTGGTCTCGCAGGGCCACAGCCTCGTCGTCCGGGGCGGGGTCGTGGTGGGGACCTGGCGCTCGCGGGCCGGGACCGTCGACGTGGGGTGGTTCAGCGAGGCCGGCGTCGTCCCCGTGGACGCGCTCCGGACCGAGGTGCAGCGGCTGGCGACGATCCGGTCGCAGGAGCTGACGCTCACCTCCGCCACCCGCTAG
- a CDS encoding DUF805 domain-containing protein, which translates to MSSLTRTGPARLDQPLYDASPRQAFVRFWKKYATFSGRASRSEFWWWYLISVVVSIILGVISVAVVGVDTTVPAPGADAQQYAVDSMLRSLKTSAASSVWSLLTFVGLLALSARRLHDTGRSGWWYLIILVPVVGIVVLIVFWASAPRPEGQRYDRA; encoded by the coding sequence ATGTCATCTCTCACCCGGACCGGTCCGGCCCGACTGGACCAGCCCCTCTACGACGCCTCGCCGCGGCAGGCCTTCGTCCGGTTCTGGAAGAAGTACGCCACCTTCAGCGGGCGGGCCAGCCGCAGCGAGTTCTGGTGGTGGTACCTCATCTCGGTGGTGGTCTCGATCATCCTCGGCGTCATCAGCGTCGCCGTGGTCGGCGTCGACACGACCGTCCCCGCGCCGGGCGCCGACGCCCAGCAGTACGCCGTGGACTCGATGCTCCGCTCGCTGAAGACCTCGGCGGCCTCCTCGGTCTGGTCGCTGCTGACCTTCGTGGGCCTGCTCGCGCTGAGCGCGCGCCGGCTGCACGACACCGGCCGCTCCGGGTGGTGGTACCTGATCATCCTGGTCCCGGTCGTCGGGATCGTCGTCCTCATCGTGTTCTGGGCCTCGGCGCCGCGGCCCGAGGGCCAGCGCTACGACCGGGCCTGA